Proteins from one Trichoplusia ni isolate ovarian cell line Hi5 chromosome 9, tn1, whole genome shotgun sequence genomic window:
- the LOC113497367 gene encoding DDB1- and CUL4-associated factor 13: MSKVKIKVISRNPDEYLRATKRDIHKLPRNYDPSLHPLEAPREYVRAMNAVKLERVFAKPFIGNLDGHRDGVSSLAKHPSRLSVLTSGAFDGEIRQWDLAVKKCTRNFVAHEGWVRALCYTPDGETFTSVGDDKTIKTWKSEVHSPDDEDPISTLLSMSVVSGITHHRNKPIFATCGEHCQLWEKTRNEPVKVFKWGVDSLHHVSFNQVEHNLLASCASDRSVILYDCRESGPLRKVVMELRSNALSWNPMEAFIFTVANEDYNLYTFDVRKLKQPVNIHMGHTSAVIDVDYAPTGRELVAGSYDKTIRIFESLKGNSRDVYHTKRMQRLTCVKWTLDNKYILSGSDEMNIRMWKARASEKLGVLKPRERTALNYADSLKEKFANHPQVKRIARHRHVPKHILNAQKEIKTIKDKSKRKEGNRRAHSKPGSVPFVAERQKHIVKEDE, encoded by the exons ATgtctaaagttaaaataaaggtTATTAGCCGTAATCCAGACGAATATTTACGCGCTACAAAACGGGATATCCACAAAC TGCCAAGAAACTACGATCCAAGCTTACATCCCTTGGAAGCACCGCGAGAATATGTTCGCGCAATGAATGCTGTGAAACTTGAAAGAGTATTTGCAAAACCTTTTATTGGTAATCTTGACGGACATAGAGATGGTGTATCGAGTTTGGCTAAACATCCTAGCAGGCTATCGGTGCTGACGAGTGGTGCGTTTGATGGAGAAATTCGTCAGTGGGATTTAGCCGTTAAGAAGTGCACTAGGAATTTCGTTGCTCACGAAGGTTGGGTGCGCGCATTGTGCTATACCCCCGACGGTGAAACCTTCACTAGTGTTGGTGAtgacaaaacaattaaaacctgGAAGTCGGAGGTTCACTCACCTGATGATGAGGATCCCATAAGCACTCTACTGAGTATGTCTGTAGTATCAGGTATAACACATCATAGAAATAAGCCTATATTTGCTACTTGTGGTGAACACTGCCAGCTCTGGGAAAAAACTAGGAATGAACCTGTTAAAGTGTTTAAATGGGGAGTGGACAGTCTTCATCATGTATCTTTTAATcag GTTGAACATAATTTGCTGGCATCATGTGCAAGTGACAGAAGTGTAATTCTCTATGACTGCCGTGAATCCGGACCCCTCAGGAAAGTTGTTATGGAACTCAGATCAAATGCCTTGTCCTGGAATCCAATGGAAGCTTTCATATTCACTGTAGCTAATGAGGATTACAA tctATACACATTTGAtgtaagaaaactaaaacaaccAGTCAACATTCACATGGGGCACACATCAGCCGTAATAGACGTGGATTATGCGCCAACTGGCCGAGAGCTTGTAGCTGGAAGCTATGACAAAACTATAAGAATATTTGAAAGTCTTAAAGGAAACTCCAGAGATGTATACCATACTAAGAGAATGCAAAGACTGACATGTGTTAAATGGACACTGGACAATAAGTACATACTCTCTGGGTCTGATGAAATGAATATTAGAATGTGGAAAGCAAGAGCTTCAGAAAAGCTCGGAGTG cTCAAACCACGTGAGAGAACAGCACTGAACTACGCAGATTCATTAAAGGAGAAGTTCGCAAACCATCCTCAAGTCAAACGCATAGCGCGACACAGGCACGTACCCAAACACATACTGAATGCCCAGAAAGAAATCAAAACTATCAAAGACAAGTCTAAACGAAAGGAGGGCAACAGACGCGCGCACAGCAAACCCGGCTCGGTACCCTTCGTTGCAGAACGACAAAAACACATCGTTAAAGAAGAcgaataa